The following proteins are co-located in the Silene latifolia isolate original U9 population chromosome 1, ASM4854445v1, whole genome shotgun sequence genome:
- the LOC141649403 gene encoding protein FAR1-RELATED SEQUENCE 5-like gives MAWSCGIWSGFFKPPDLSCQTGRQARELMDIKESNVLIEPTDAIVPIANNDVAQTSSNLGSPITETTSKERIPVCAPELKPVLGMVFDKLEDGLEFYKTYAANSGFKMRKSAQRNIDGVVMTKYCVCSKAGESKPRGKVKKRQRTRISCSAKIFLRRNEKGQYVIADFHEGHTHLISTPNTVVHLTESRELTLIHKTIIVENSKVNKGPMQSFRMFKEYVKGYQNVGASLEDFKKFWRDVKKFIKGYDAQMMIENFMHKKAMCSSYYFNFDVDDRGRLSRVCWFDPIAIKNYSLFGDKTSFDTTFNMNTYKIIFTPFTGVDHHKKCVSFGAGLIRKKTDGDFVWLFRNFLSAMSNKYPVCIITDQNRGIKAGVKTVFGDKTQHRYCMWHIMKKLPDKIGTTLY, from the exons ATGGCATGGTCatgtggtatttggagcgggttttttAAGCCTCCGGATTTGAGCTGCCAAACAGGTCGTCAAGCCAG GGAGTTGATGGACATTAAAGAATCTAATGTCTTGATTGAACCTACGGATGCGATTGTTCCAATCGCAAACAATGATGTCGCACAAACATCCTCCAATTTAG GCTCACCAATCACTGAGACAACCTCAAAGGAAAGAATACCTGTATGCGCGCCAGAACTGAAGCCTGTTTTGGGTATGGTTTTTGATAAACTAGAGGATGGGCTAGAATTCTATAAGACTTATGCTGCTAATTCTGGATTTAAAATGAGGAAGTCGGCGCAACGAAACATAGATGGGGTGGTGATGACTAAGTATTGTGTGTGTAGTAAGGCTGGTGAAAGTAAACCTAGAGGGAAGGTAAAAAAGAGGCAGAGGACTAGAATTTCATGTAGCGCAAAGATTTTTCTTCGAAGAAATGAAAAAGGGCAATATGTGATTGCTGACTTTCATGAAGGTCACACCCACCTTATCTCAACACCAAACACAGTGGTGCATTTGACCGAGTCACGAGAATTAACCCTTATACATAAAACCATAATTGTTGAGAATTCTAAAGTGAATAAGGGGCCTATGCAAAGCTTTAGGATGTTCAAAGAGTACGTGAAAGGGTATCAAAATGTAGGGGCATCACTCGAGGACTTCAAAAAATTTTGGAGGGATGtgaaaaaatttattaaagggtATGATGCGCAAATGATGATTGAAAATTTCATGCACAAGAAAGCCATGTGTAGTTCTTACTACTTTAATTTTGATGTTGACGATCGTGGACGACTATCTAGGGTTTGTTGGTTTGACCCTATAGCTATAAAGAATTACAGTCTCTTTGGTGATAAGACATCTTTTGACACGACGTTTAATATGAACACATATAAAATTATATTTACACCTTTCACGGGGGTTGACCATCACAAAAAATGTGTGTCATTTGGTGCAGGACTTATAAGGAAAAAGACTGATGGGGATTTCGTATGGTTGTTTCGGAATTTTCTGAGCGCAATGAGCAATAAGTATCCTGTGTGCATAATTACTGACCAAAATAGAGGCATAAAAGCAGGGGTTAAAACAGTGTTCGGGGATAAAACTCAGcacagatattgcatgtggcatatcatgaaaaAGCTGCCAGACA